Proteins encoded by one window of Nicotiana tabacum cultivar K326 chromosome 10, ASM71507v2, whole genome shotgun sequence:
- the LOC107802935 gene encoding large ribosomal subunit protein eL27x-like: MVKFLKPNKAVVVLQGRYAGRKAVIVRAFDDGTRDRPYGHCLVVGVSKYPKKVIRKDSDKKQAKKSRVKTFIKLVNYNHIMPTRYTLDVDLKEAVTVDCLQSRDKKVTAAKEAKAKFEERFKTGKNRWFFSKLRF; this comes from the coding sequence atggtgaaattccTTAAGCCAAACAAAGCCGTAGTCGTACTCCAAGGGCGCTACGCCGGGAGGAAAGCTGTGATTGTTCGAGCCTTTGACGATGGGACACGTGACAGGCCGTACGGTCACTGTTTGGTCGTCGGCGTATCGAAATACCCAAAGAAAGTGATTCGTAAGGATTCTGACAAAAAACAGGCGAAGAAATCACGGGTTAAGACTTTCATTAAGCTCGTTAATTACAATCACATTATGCCTACGCGTTACACATTGGATGTTGATTTGAAGGAAGCTGTTACTGTTGATTGTCTTCAGTCACGTGATAAGAAGGTTACTGCTGCTAAAGAGGCGAAAGCTAAGTTTGAAGAGCGATTTAAGACTGGGAAAAATCGCTGGTTCTTTTCCAAGCTTagattttga
- the LOC107802934 gene encoding scarecrow-like protein 23, producing the protein MLQSLQFSVSASASNSNSSSSMSSKRSIADFTPVHSDEDPLHLTKRPRNNEEEQFEEGEDQLPVDTDSVGLRLLGLLLQCAECVAMENLDDASNLLPEIAELSSPFGFSAERVAAYFAEALSARIISSHLRFYSPLNLKTLTLTHSQKLFTALQSYNTISPLIKFSHYTANQAIYQALEGEDHVHVIDLDIMQGLQWPGLFQILSSRSRKLRSVKITGVGSSMELLESTGRRLTEFANSFGLPFEFKPLEGKIGNITDLSQLGVKMGETIIVNWMHHCLYDITGSDLGTFRLLTLLQPKLITIVEQDLSHGGNFLGRFVEALHYYSALFDSLGDGLSVESVERHTVEQQLFGCEIRNIVAVGGPKRTGEVPVERWGDELKRIGFLPVSLSGTPAAQASLLLGMFPKGYTLVEENGCLKLGWKDLSLLTASAWQPCD; encoded by the coding sequence ATGCTCCAGAGTCTACAATTCTCTGTATCTGCTTCTGCTTCTAATTCTAATTCATCTTCTTCTATGTCTTCTAAGCGCTCCATTGCTGACTTTACACCTGTTCACTCCGATGAAGATCCTCTTCATCTTACTAAACGACCTCGCAACAACGAAGAGGAGCAATTCGAAGAAGGCGAAGACCAACTCCCTGTCGATACTGACTCAGTTGGTCTTCGCCTTCTCGGATTACTACTCCAGTGCGCTGAGTGCGTTGCTATGGAGAATCTCGACGATGCGAGTAATTTATTACCCGAAATCGCCGAGCTTTCCTCCCCGTTCGGCTTTTCGGCCGAACGGGTCGCTGCTTACTTCGCGGAAGCTCTTTCCGCGAGAATCATCAGCTCACATCTCCGTTTTTACTCTCCGCTCAATCTCAAAACCCTAACCCTAACACACTCCCAAAAGCTCTTCACCGCTCTTCAATCTTATAATACGATAAGTCCTCTCATCAAATTCTCTCACTACACCGCAAATCAAGCTATATACCAAGCATTGGAGGGCGAAGATCACGTCCACGTCATCGATCTCGATATCATGCAAGGACTTCAATGGCCAGGATTGTTCCAAATTCTCTCCTCTCGATCAAGGAAACTCCGGTCCGTTAAGATCACCGGCGTCGGATCCTCCATGGAGTTGCTGGAATCCACCGGTCGGAGACTCACGGAGTTCGCTAACTCGTTCGGATTGCCGTTTGAGTTTAAACCGCTGGAGGGCAAAATTGGAAATATAACGGACCTGAGTCAACTCGGGGTGAAAATGGGCGAGACTATAATAGTCAATTGGATGCACCATTGCCTTTACGATATAACCGGGAGTGATTTAGGGACGTTCAGATTACTAActttgttacaacccaaattgaTCACGATCGTTGAACAGGACCTAAGTCACGGGGGGAATTTTTTGGGCCGATTCGTTGAGGCGTTGCATTATTATTCGGCTTTGTTTGATTCATTAGGGGATGGATTGAGTGTGGAGAGTGTAGAAAGGCATACGGTGGAGCAGCAATTGTTTGGTTGTGAGATTAGGAATATTGTAGCTGTAGGTGGGCCCAAGAGGACAGGGGAGGTACCAGTAGAGAGGTGGGGTGATGAGTTGAAACGAATCGGGTTTTTACCCGTTTCGTTATCGGGTACTCCAGCTGCTCAAGCTAGTTTGTTACTAGGGATGTTTCCAAAAGGGTATACTTTGGTTGAAGAAAATGGGTGTTTGAAATTGGGATGGAAAGATTTGTCTTTGTTGACTGCTTCTGCATGGCAACCGTGTGATTAA